The nucleotide sequence AATGAGTACAGAAAGAAGATTTTTGCAACGCTTTCATTTATGCCTTATATTGAGATAATGTTCATTTCTGCAGAGACCGGACAGCGTATGCACAAGATCTTTGAAGAAATCGATATGGTCATTAACAATTGTGCAATGAGAATTCAGACGGGTGTTCTCAATGAGATCATGACAGAGGCAGTGGCTCTTAACCAGCCGCCTTCAGATAAGGGTAAACGTCTGAGACTTTTCTATATGACAGAAGTTTCGGTTAAGCCTCCGACGTTTGTTATTTTCGTAAATGATAAGGAGCTTATGCACTTCTCATACACAAGATATATTGAGAATAAGATAAGAGAGGCTTTCGGATTTTCGGGAACACCGCTTAAATTTATTATAAGAGAACGTGGGGAGAAATAAATTTAATCCGAAAAACGGATGATAAAGGAGAGATATTAAATGTTGGCAAAAGTATGCTGTCTATTGATAGGCTATTGTTTCGGCCTTTTACAGACCGGCTATTTATATGGAAAGTTCAAAGGTATAGATATTCGTTCGGTTGGATCGGGTAATGCCGGTACCACAAACATGCTGAGGACTCTTGGACCGGGAGCAGGACTTATAACCCTTCTCTGTGATGCATTCAAAACAGTTCTGGCAATGCTTGTAAGCTGGCTTATTTTTCATAAGAGCTATCCTGAAATGGTGACACTGCTTGAGCTTTACGCCGGAGCAGGAGCAGTACTCGGACACGATTTTCCTTTCTATATGCATTTTAAGGGAGGAAAGGGTATTGCCTGTACAGCAGGACTGGTTATAGGTATGCATAATCCGATACTTTTCGTACTTGGTTTTATAACTTTCTTTGGGATTTTCTTTACGACTCATTATGTATCGCTTGGCTCATTGATGATATATTTAGGCCTTGTTGTAGAGTCTATTATAATGGGTGAAAACGGTATCGGAAATGTGTCACAGATGGCTTTTCCCAACAGACTCGAATTTTATATCATTCTTATCGCTTTAATGGCGCTTGCCTACTACCAGCACAGGGCAAATATCGTAAGGCTTTTTACGGGCTGCGAAAGAAGAACCTATCTCAGCAAGGAGAAAAATAAGGCTGAGGCTGAGCGTTATAACAAAATGATGGAAGAAAAGAAAAAATAAATAATACTTTTTTGTTTTAGTTTGTATCCTGTTGCGTTCCTCGTAGGAACTTTGAGGCGAACGGCGTAACAGGCGAATAAGGCGAATACCGAAAATATATTTTTAGGAGGCAGATAATGGCAGAAATAGGAATGATAGGAGCCGGAAGCTGGGGAACAGCTCTTGCGTGGCTTCTTGAAAATAACGGACATCATGTGACTATCTGGTCTGCAAAAGAAGGCGAAATAGAAGAACTCAGAGAAACAAGGGAAAACAGGCAGAAGCTTCCCGGAGTTATCTTACAGGAAGATGTAAGTTATACGGTTGATCTCAAAGAGGCATGTTCGGATAAAGATATAATAGTAGTTGCAGTAGCATCACCTTATGTTCGTTCAACGGCAAAAAAGATGAAGGATTTTGTGCGCTATGGACAGCTTATAGTAAGTGTGGCAAAGGGAATCGAAGAGGATACACTCTGTACTCTTTCGATGATAATAAGTGAGGAGATACCTCAGTCACAGACGGTAGTTCTTTGCGGACCTTCCCATGCAGAGGAAGTTGGAAAGGGGATGCCGACACTTGTGGTGGCAGGTTCCGAAAATGAGAGAGATTCTGCTTATGTTCAGGATATTTTTATGAGTGATGTGTTTAGGGTATATACATCAACAGATCCTTACGGAATGCAGATAGGAGCAGCACTCAAGAACGTCATCGCTCTTGCGGCCGGAATCATGGATGGCGTAGGATATGGCGATAATACCAAGGCAGCATTGATAACGAGAGGAATCACTGAGATTTCGAGACTAGGCGTTGCAGCCGGCGGCGAGGAATCAACTTTCTATGGTCTTACCGGAGTAGGCGACCTTATAGTTACATGTGCTTCAACTCATTCAAGAAACAGAACAGCAGGTTTTCTTATAGGTCAGGGTAAAAGCTATGATGAAGCAATGACCGAGGTTAAACAGGTTGTGGAAGGCGTTTATTCTGCAAAATCTGCGATGCAGCTTGCAAAGAAATATAATGTGGAGGTTCCGATAATAGAGCAGGTAAATGCTGTTCTTTTTGAGGGAAAGGATCCAAAGGAAGCGGTATTTGATCTGATGTGCCGCGATAAAAAAGGTGAATAAAAAGCAAATAAATATCCGGAACATTTGAAAGTTTTAATGTTCCGGATATTTTTATCTTTTATAGATTATCTGACTGCATTAAATATTTCGCTGACCAGCTCGGGTTTATTCATAGCGTAAACATGGATACCATGTACATCGTGGTCTGCGAGGTCGATCGACTGTCTTATACAATAATCTATGCCGGCTTTTTTCATATCTTCCGGATCATCGCCATATTTGGCAATAATATCAGAAAGCTCCTTCGGAATCGAGGTTCCGGAAAGTGTTACGGTAGTGCCAAGCTGTTTTGCAGAGGTTATAGGCATAATACCTGCATCCATAGGAATCTGAATACCTATTTTTGAAGCATTTTCCTGCAGACGGTAGAAAAAGTCATTTTCAAAGAAAAGTTGACTTATAAGAAAATCAGAGCCTGCATTGACTTTTTTCTTAAGGTTCATAAGGTCTGTTGTACTGTCAGGAGCTTCAAAATGCTTCTCAGGGTAGCATGCCGCTGCAATGCAAAGGCTGCTGCGTTCCCTGATATATTCGATCATATCGCTTGCATGTTCAAAATCCCTTGATTTAAACTGTTCTTCGGTCATACCCTTTGGTAGATCACCGCGAAGGGCGAGAATATTATTGACGCCGACTTCTCTTAATTTTGCGAGGCCATCATCAATATTTGCCCGACTATAACCAATACATGTTATATGGGCAAGGGATTCAATACCGAGCTTCTTTATATAAGCTGCGATTTCGACGTTTTTCCCGACATTAGAGCCGCCTGCACCATAGGTTACACTGATGAAATCCGGTTCTGATTCGGCAATCCTGTCGAGAATATCAAATATTTTTTCAAATTCGGCCTCTTTCTTAGGAGGGTAAACTTCGCAGGACAGTATCAGTTTTTTCTTTGCAAACAGGTCTTTTATCATCGAAGCTCCTTTCGCTTATCGGAAAAATGATTTTTAAGAAGATATAATTGAATAAATTCAAGAACATTACATCAACGAGCTGAAGAATTGTACACAAAACAAGAAAAAAATTGAAAAATTTAGCCGTTGTATCTTGATTTATACACTAAAATATCATACACTTATATAAGAAAGTTCGTCAAGTTTCATAGTAAAGATGAAAATTGACGATAGTAGACAACAGAGAGTGACATGTACTTAATGGAGGGTATGAATCTATGAGTAAGACCGGAAAAAAAGTTTTGATTGTTGACGATATGCCGACAATTCTTGATGAAGCAAAGAAGGCATTGGGCGACAGATATGATTGTGAGCTCGCATCCAGCGGAACAGAGGCAATTGAGCTTGCAAAAACAACAAAGCCCGATATTGCGCTTATCGATATGCATATGCCTGATATGAATGGTATTTCCTGCATGCAGGCTATCCACAGATATCCTGAGCTTTCAAATATGCCTATTCTTATCACAATGAACGATGTATCTGTTATCACAAAGGCTAGAGCATTTGACCATGGTGCAATTGATTTCCTTCAGAAGCCTTTTATTTCAGAGAATATGTATCGTAAGATTGATATGCATCTTAAATTAGCTGAGGTTGGTTACTCATACGAGTCATAATCTCACAACGTAAGGATTTATGAAAGAATTAATAAGACTTAATAAATACCTGTCGTCTGTCGGCGCCTGTTCAAGGCGTGACGGCGACAGGTTTATTGATGAAGGAAGAATTTTTGTCAACGGTCAGAAGGCTGAAAAAGGCATGAAAGTTACCGGAGACGAAAAGATAACAATAGACGGTAATCCGATAGCTAAGGTCGATGAAAAGGTAATGCTGGCTTATTATAAGCCCAGAGGGATAGTCTGTTCCACTAAGAATCAGGGTCACGAGCATAATAATATCGTGGACGAGATCAATTATCCGATAAGGGTATATCCGGTGGGAAGGCTAGATAAAGATTCTGAAGGGCTTATTTTGATGACCAATGACGGAGAGATCGTTAATGAGCTTTTGAGAGCCAGAAATGGTCATGAGAAAGAATATGAAGTTACCTGTGATAAAGAAGTTTCAGATGCAGATATCGTAGAAATGCGAAAAGGCGGGCTGGAGCTTGTAGAAGGCAGGATAAGTAAAGCCTGTAAGATAAGGAGAACAGGTGCAAAAAGTTTTAACTGCATTCTTACCGAGGGTATAAACAGGCAGATAAGGCGTATGTGTGAGCATTTCGGATACGAGGTAACCAGGCTTAAAAGGATCAGGTTTATGAATATAGAGCTTGATGGACTTAAAGTCGGTGAATACAGAGAAATCCCGGATTATAAGGAAAAATTGTATGGCGGAAAAAGTTTTAAGAGATAGTAGCGAAAAAGCCAGGATAGAAGAGCTCGTATCTATCCTGAATGATGCTTCCAAGGCTTATTATAACGGCGAAGAAGAAAAAATGTCCAACTTCGAGTGGGACGCATATTTCGATGAATTAAAGGCACTTGAGGATAAAACGGGCTATGTTATGCAGGAAAGTCCGACTCAAAGCACAGGATATGAAGCGGAAGGCGGCAACAGAGAGGCACATGAATTTCCTGCACTTTCGCTGGCAAAGACTAAAAAAATATCGGATTTAACAGAATGGGCGGAAGACCGTGAAATCTGGCTCTCATGGAAGCTGGACGGCCTTACGCTTGTTTTGACTTATGATGATGGAAAAATAAGCAGAATACTGACAAGAGGAAATGGAACTGTCGGAAACAATATTACGGTTCTTAGGGATTCTATATCAGGTTTTCCTAAAAAAATAGACTATAAGGGTCATCTTGTGGTCAGAGGAGAAGCAACCATATCATATCCTGATTTTGAGGAGATCAACGATATGATAGAAGATGATGATGAAAAATATGCTAATCCGAGAAATCTTGCCTCCGGAACACTCGCACTTTTAGATCCTGCGAAAGTTAAGGAAAGACATGTACATTTCAATGCCTTTACGCTTGTTCATATAGATGATGATATAAAATCCTGGGGCGAAAGAATGGATTTCCTTGAAAAGTCCGGTTTTACTGTAGTAGACAGGGAAAAGACAAATGCAGCCGGAATCGAGGATGCTGTTGCGCGTTGGACAGCTAAGGTTGAAAAAGGAGAAATGCCTATTCCTGTGGATGGACTTGTTATTGTCTATGAGGATAATGATTATGCAATGACAGGATCAGTAACCGGACATCATGCTACAAGAGCAGGATTTGCATTTAAATGGCAAGATACAGAGGCAGAGACGGAGCTTGACTATATTGAATGGTCCTGCGCAGTATCCACTATTTCTCCGGTAGCGGTTTTCAAGCCGGTGCAGCTTGAGGGAACAACGGTTTCGCGAGCCTCACTCTGCAATCTTTCTGAGATAGAAAGACTTGGGATTGGTGGAAAAGGTAGCCTTATCAGATGTATAAAGGCCAATAAGATCATTCCCAAAATAGTAGGAGTTACAGAGAAAAAGGGAGAGGTTGAAATTCCTTCGGAATGCCCGGTCTGCCATGCGGCAACTGAGATACATATCAGTGAAAACAGCGGGACAAAGACACTTCATTGTACAAATGCAGCGTGTCCGGCAAAACATCTTAAGAAATTTACACGTTTTGTAAGCAAGAGCGGAATGGATATAGATGGCCTTTCAATTAAGACCATGCTGAGATTTATGAATGAAGGATTTATACATGATTTTTCAGATATTTATAAGCTTTCTCAACATTTTGATACTATAAAGGAAATGGAAGGCTTTGGTCAAAAATCAGTAGAAAATATGGCTCAGGCTATAGAGAAGAGTCGTGATGCAGATCCGGTAAAGTTTATATATGCTCTTTGCATACCTATGATCGGGACAGACGCGGCAAAGAAAATTATCGGAAAGCTTAATTTTGACGGATTCTTAAAGAGACTTGAAGAAAATCTCGGATTTGTTGAAATTGACGGAATCGGATCAGAAAAATCAAAATCTATTTGTGAATGGTATTCTGATGAAAAAAATGCTTCAGACCTCAAAAATCTCCTTAAGGAAGTTAAGGTTCAAAATGGCGGGGCAGAAGTAGATATAAACGGAAAGTGCGCCGGGCTCACATTTGTAATAACCGGAGATGTACATGAATACAAGAACAGAGCCGAATTTAAGGCATATGTTGAGTCGCAGAATGGCTCTGTAACAGGATCGGTTTCAAAGAAAACAGATTATCTTGTTAATAATGATATAGAAAGCAGTTCTTCAAAAAATAAAAAAGCTAAAGAATTGGGCATTCCGATCATAACGGAGAAAGAATTTATAGAACGCTTTGTATAATTTGTAATCCTGTGTTACAATGAGATGAAAGTTGTTGTTCACATTGTTGGAATGATTACACAGGAGGAATCATTATGGCAAACAAATATGCGGGAACACAGACCGAGAAAAACCTCGAAACAGCATTTGCAGGAGAATCTCAGGCAAGAAACAAGTATACTTATTTTGCATCTGTTGCAAAAAAGGAAGGCTATGAGCAGATAGCTGCACTTTTCCAGAAGACAGCAGACAATGAGAAGGAGCATGCAAAACTCTGGTTTAAGGAGCTTGAGGGTATAGGCGATACCAAGGCTAATCTTGCAGCAGCTGCTGATGGTGAGAACTACGAGTGGACCGACATGTATGATGGCTTTGCAAAGACTGCCGAAGAGGAAGGCTTTAAGGCTCTGGCCGCTAAATTCAGACTTGTTGCTGAGATCGAGAAGCACCACGAGGAAAGATATCGTGCTCTTCTTAAGAATGTGGAGACCGCACAGGTATTTGAAAAGAGCGAAGTTAAAGTTTGGGAATGCCGTAACTGTGGACATATCGTTGTTGGAACAAAGGCTCCGGAAGTTTGTCCTACCTGCTTACATCCAAAGAGCTTCTTTGAAATCCACGAGGAGAATTATTAATAGTTATTATACATTTACTAACGTGACAGACTGATGAGGTCTGATTTAGCTCGGGACAGTTGAAAAAGCTGCCTCGGGCTTTTTGATGCTTTGCAGCAAAAATCTATAGTTTTTTGTTTAGGATTTCTCTTGTTGCGTTCCTCGTAGGAACTTTGAGGCGAACAGCGTAATAGGCGAAATCCCGAAACAAAACCTCTAATTTTTGCATTCAGTCTGCTTTCTTGACACATTTGGAAAACGTATATAAAATAAATTAGTTGTGAACTAAATATGAAAGGTTTGTATATTAAAAATGAAGTTTTTTTCAAATGAGTCAAAAGAAAAGAGGAGCATAAAGTTTTTCGAAAATAAAATCCTTAATAATATAAAAAATATAATACTCCTTATAGTGTTACCCTTTTTAAGCTTTTACAGCATGGAATACTTCATTCGTGATCCATGGGATGAGAAGTGGGGGCTTAAATTATCACTGCTTATAATAAATGCAGTTTTTTACGAATTGCTGAATCTCTTTCTTCTTTTTATAACAGGAAGACTCAGATGGTCACTGCGCATAGAGGCCGTTATTCTCTGTTTTTTAGGCTTTCTGGAATATTATCTTCAGAGATTCAGGGGAAAACCGCTTCTTCCATGGGATTTTTCCTCGATAAGTACAGCGGCAAGCGTGGCCAATAATTATGACTATTCTCTTGATAAGCGGGCAATTACCGCGCTGGTATGTTTTATACTAATTCTGATAGCAGCACAGCTGGCTGATCTGAAGATCGTAGGGATAAAGAATAATAAAAAGGTTCTTATAACAAGGATTGCAGGTGCCCTGCTCTCATTTATTCTGATCTTTCCTTATGCGGCATATTGCCAGAGTGCAACAACGATCAAGAAATACAAGGTCTATGATAAGCTTTTCACACCTACTACAATGACATGGAGAGACGGTGTGGCATTTGCTTTTATTTATGATCTTCAGTTTATGACTGTCGATACTCCGGCAGGCTATTCAAAATCTGCCGAAACTGCACTTTTGGAACAGTATGCGGCTTCTTCGGAAAGTTCGAATGATCTGCCTAACATAATTGTTATAATGGATGAGGCATTTTCTGATCCGCAGGTTCTTGCTCCGTTTACAACAAATGAAGACTATATGCCGTTTATGCATTCTCTTATGAATGATGCGGAAAATACAATAAGTGGTTATCTTAATACATCTATTGTCGGAGGAAATACACCGAATACCGAATTTGAATTCCTTACAGGACACAGTCTGGCATTTCTGCCTACAGGAAGTATTCCTTACCAGCAGTTTGTTACATCTGAAATTGATGCAATGCCGACCTACCTTAAGAGTTTAGGTTACAATACCCTTGCGATGCATCCTTACAAAGCAACAGGATGGGACAGAGACAGAGTATATCCGCTGATCGGTTTTGATGACATGCATTTTGTTGACTACTTTGAGGCTAAAAATCCAAAGTATATAAGGGATTATATTTCAGATGAAAGCCTTTTTGAAGTAATTGAAGAAGAATATGAGAAAAATAAGAGCACGGGAGAGCCATTCTTCTCATTTAATGTTACAATGCAGAATCATTCCGAATATTCCGGAGAGTATGATAATTTTACACCTGATATAACAATTGATGGAGTAGAAGGTGATAAGCTGATAACAAGGTATCTGTCGCTTGAAAAGATTACAGACGCAGCCCTTCAGGATATGGTAGAATATTTTGAGAAGGTTGATGATAAGACCATAATAGTATTTTTCGGAGATCATCAGCCAACTGATTATGTTGTCGAACCCATTTGGAATCTTGCAGGAAAAAAAGGATCAGATCTGACCTTTGAGGAGACAACAGATCGTTACCGTGTGCCTTTTATTATCTGGGCAAATTATGATATTGATGAGGCAAGCGGAATTGAGACCAGTGCAAATTATCTTGGTAATCTTACGCTTGAAGCAGCAGGTGTACCGCTCAGTCCTTACAGAGGATTTTTATCCGATTTTTCTAAAAAATACCCTGTTATAAGTGCGATTCATGTTACTGATGCAGATGGAAATGACGGCTCGGTAGAGGATATGAACGCTGACGGAAGCCTTATAGAATACGAAAAGATGCAGTATTATGAACTTTTTGATGACAAGGATGATTATGAATAAAATAAAAAAAGAAACTCGAAATTTTTATATTTTCTCATTCATTTTGCCATTTGCCGCTACTATGCTGCTATTTATCATAAGCGGTATCTTTCCCTTTGGGGATAAGACTTTTTTAAGAAAAGATTTTTACCAGCAGTACACACCGTTTTTCTATGAATTTTATAACAAAATGAAGAACGGTGAGTCACTGTTTTATTCATGGAAGGCAGGAATAGGTGCGAATTTCCTTGCGGTTTATGTATATTATCTTGCAAGTCCGCTGAATTTCTTAAGTCTCTTGTTCCCGGAAAAATATATTCTTGAGTTTATGAGCTATATGGTCGTTATAAAGACCGGTCTTATGGGAATGACTTTTTCACATTATCTGAGACGCAGATTTGACCGTACAGATTATGCGATCAGCCTTTTTGGAATGGCTTATGCCTTCAGTGGTTTTATGGCAGCCTACAACTGGAATGTCATGTGGATGGATGTGCTCGTGCTGACACCGCTTGTCATATTAGGACTGGAATATGTCCAGGCTGGGAAAAAGCCTTATCTTTACTGTATTACATTGGCTCTTTCTATTTATACAAACTATTATCTATCGATAATGCTCTGTATTTATCTAGTGATCGATTTTATTGCATTATCTGTAAAGAATGGATTCAGATTAAGCGGTTTTATAAGATTTGGCTGGTATTCACTCATTGCCGGTGCAGTTGGTGCGGTGCTGATGCTCCCTGAGCTTGCAGCGCTTCAGTTTACTTCATTTACAAGTTCTAAATTTCCGACAGAGCGCATATTTTATATGAAGAT is from Lachnospiraceae bacterium C1.1 and encodes:
- a CDS encoding response regulator; the protein is MSKTGKKVLIVDDMPTILDEAKKALGDRYDCELASSGTEAIELAKTTKPDIALIDMHMPDMNGISCMQAIHRYPELSNMPILITMNDVSVITKARAFDHGAIDFLQKPFISENMYRKIDMHLKLAEVGYSYES
- a CDS encoding rubrerythrin family protein — translated: MMANKYAGTQTEKNLETAFAGESQARNKYTYFASVAKKEGYEQIAALFQKTADNEKEHAKLWFKELEGIGDTKANLAAAADGENYEWTDMYDGFAKTAEEEGFKALAAKFRLVAEIEKHHEERYRALLKNVETAQVFEKSEVKVWECRNCGHIVVGTKAPEVCPTCLHPKSFFEIHEENY
- the metF gene encoding methylenetetrahydrofolate reductase [NAD(P)H], with the translated sequence MIKDLFAKKKLILSCEVYPPKKEAEFEKIFDILDRIAESEPDFISVTYGAGGSNVGKNVEIAAYIKKLGIESLAHITCIGYSRANIDDGLAKLREVGVNNILALRGDLPKGMTEEQFKSRDFEHASDMIEYIRERSSLCIAAACYPEKHFEAPDSTTDLMNLKKKVNAGSDFLISQLFFENDFFYRLQENASKIGIQIPMDAGIMPITSAKQLGTTVTLSGTSIPKELSDIIAKYGDDPEDMKKAGIDYCIRQSIDLADHDVHGIHVYAMNKPELVSEIFNAVR
- a CDS encoding glycerol-3-phosphate acyltransferase, producing MLAKVCCLLIGYCFGLLQTGYLYGKFKGIDIRSVGSGNAGTTNMLRTLGPGAGLITLLCDAFKTVLAMLVSWLIFHKSYPEMVTLLELYAGAGAVLGHDFPFYMHFKGGKGIACTAGLVIGMHNPILFVLGFITFFGIFFTTHYVSLGSLMIYLGLVVESIIMGENGIGNVSQMAFPNRLEFYIILIALMALAYYQHRANIVRLFTGCERRTYLSKEKNKAEAERYNKMMEEKKK
- the ligA gene encoding NAD-dependent DNA ligase LigA, which codes for MAEKVLRDSSEKARIEELVSILNDASKAYYNGEEEKMSNFEWDAYFDELKALEDKTGYVMQESPTQSTGYEAEGGNREAHEFPALSLAKTKKISDLTEWAEDREIWLSWKLDGLTLVLTYDDGKISRILTRGNGTVGNNITVLRDSISGFPKKIDYKGHLVVRGEATISYPDFEEINDMIEDDDEKYANPRNLASGTLALLDPAKVKERHVHFNAFTLVHIDDDIKSWGERMDFLEKSGFTVVDREKTNAAGIEDAVARWTAKVEKGEMPIPVDGLVIVYEDNDYAMTGSVTGHHATRAGFAFKWQDTEAETELDYIEWSCAVSTISPVAVFKPVQLEGTTVSRASLCNLSEIERLGIGGKGSLIRCIKANKIIPKIVGVTEKKGEVEIPSECPVCHAATEIHISENSGTKTLHCTNAACPAKHLKKFTRFVSKSGMDIDGLSIKTMLRFMNEGFIHDFSDIYKLSQHFDTIKEMEGFGQKSVENMAQAIEKSRDADPVKFIYALCIPMIGTDAAKKIIGKLNFDGFLKRLEENLGFVEIDGIGSEKSKSICEWYSDEKNASDLKNLLKEVKVQNGGAEVDINGKCAGLTFVITGDVHEYKNRAEFKAYVESQNGSVTGSVSKKTDYLVNNDIESSSSKNKKAKELGIPIITEKEFIERFV
- a CDS encoding pseudouridine synthase, which translates into the protein MKELIRLNKYLSSVGACSRRDGDRFIDEGRIFVNGQKAEKGMKVTGDEKITIDGNPIAKVDEKVMLAYYKPRGIVCSTKNQGHEHNNIVDEINYPIRVYPVGRLDKDSEGLILMTNDGEIVNELLRARNGHEKEYEVTCDKEVSDADIVEMRKGGLELVEGRISKACKIRRTGAKSFNCILTEGINRQIRRMCEHFGYEVTRLKRIRFMNIELDGLKVGEYREIPDYKEKLYGGKSFKR
- a CDS encoding NAD(P)H-dependent glycerol-3-phosphate dehydrogenase translates to MAEIGMIGAGSWGTALAWLLENNGHHVTIWSAKEGEIEELRETRENRQKLPGVILQEDVSYTVDLKEACSDKDIIVVAVASPYVRSTAKKMKDFVRYGQLIVSVAKGIEEDTLCTLSMIISEEIPQSQTVVLCGPSHAEEVGKGMPTLVVAGSENERDSAYVQDIFMSDVFRVYTSTDPYGMQIGAALKNVIALAAGIMDGVGYGDNTKAALITRGITEISRLGVAAGGEESTFYGLTGVGDLIVTCASTHSRNRTAGFLIGQGKSYDEAMTEVKQVVEGVYSAKSAMQLAKKYNVEVPIIEQVNAVLFEGKDPKEAVFDLMCRDKKGE
- a CDS encoding LTA synthase family protein, whose product is MEYFIRDPWDEKWGLKLSLLIINAVFYELLNLFLLFITGRLRWSLRIEAVILCFLGFLEYYLQRFRGKPLLPWDFSSISTAASVANNYDYSLDKRAITALVCFILILIAAQLADLKIVGIKNNKKVLITRIAGALLSFILIFPYAAYCQSATTIKKYKVYDKLFTPTTMTWRDGVAFAFIYDLQFMTVDTPAGYSKSAETALLEQYAASSESSNDLPNIIVIMDEAFSDPQVLAPFTTNEDYMPFMHSLMNDAENTISGYLNTSIVGGNTPNTEFEFLTGHSLAFLPTGSIPYQQFVTSEIDAMPTYLKSLGYNTLAMHPYKATGWDRDRVYPLIGFDDMHFVDYFEAKNPKYIRDYISDESLFEVIEEEYEKNKSTGEPFFSFNVTMQNHSEYSGEYDNFTPDITIDGVEGDKLITRYLSLEKITDAALQDMVEYFEKVDDKTIIVFFGDHQPTDYVVEPIWNLAGKKGSDLTFEETTDRYRVPFIIWANYDIDEASGIETSANYLGNLTLEAAGVPLSPYRGFLSDFSKKYPVISAIHVTDADGNDGSVEDMNADGSLIEYEKMQYYELFDDKDDYE